CGATGAATAACTTTCTCTTCTTGATTTATCTTGGGGGTGGCTTCAGGTTTGGTCTGTACACAATAATAGCAGGAACAATACAGTTAACACTAAAGGAGGGtgactatgtgtcaggcacagtgCTAAGAGCTTAATATGCATTAATCATGTTTAAGGCACTGACCttgtcttattttcttcttaatttcatcTACAGTTCACACACAAGGAAACCAAGATTCCTCACTGTAAGGTCACATGACTAGTCCAGTATGAGTGGAATTTGAACTCAGCGCCCATAGTTCTTGATTCCTATTACACGGCCTCGTATGAGCCACTGAGCTTCATGCAGAAGCAAAATGCTCAGTCAGctgtttcacatatgtgtgtCAGAGGCTGGGGGTGTGAGTGGCTCAGGTGCCCCACCTCTGTTGCTGGAGACATGATTAATTACATATGAATGACAGATCATGGATGCTTATATGAAAAAGTTATCCATCCACCTATCcgtccaaccatccatccatccacccaaagTCAGTTTCCCTAAAAGCCAAGCCTGAAACAAGGATTTTTGTGCAAGTCAGTAATTTATTGAGGAGTGCTCTCAGGAGGAACCTGCAAGGCAACAGGGAAAACAGGATAAGCCAGGGGACGAAGCTAAGCTAGGACGTGGCTCCAGGTGTCTAACCTCGCCTTGATCCTGCAAGGAGCTCTGAGCACACAGTGTACTGTCCAGATGGTCCTGCatggaggctggaggctgggcAGTTGTACCCACCATGGTATTATACCACCTAGTCATGGGTGAGAGGTGAGCACGGAGGGGAAGGGTGCAGGGTGTGCGCCAGAAAGCTCCCCGTGGGCAAGGGCAATCCTCAAGAGAAGGAGGCAGATGTGAGCATTAGCAGCCAACACCTGGCTTGCTGAGGGCTGGGGAACTGGGTCAGGAGGGGAGCTGGGTGGGACACCAACACCACCCACATTCTCCATCTATCCATTATGGGTGCCTTTGGTCTGTAAGCATTCactgaacatttactatgtgaGGGAGCAGCAGAAACAACGATGAGATAGAAGTGGCCTCCATCCACCAGGAGTCCCAGTCTGTTGGGCAGCTCAGAGGAACCCACACAATGTACTCCACTCAGCATAAAGGCTGGCAAGCTGCAGACCCCTGAAGAGCTATGGGAGGCTTGCAGGAGGAAGAATCAGCCAGGGGAGGCTTCTGCAGGAAGTGGTCCCTGGACCCCGAGGAGGCCTTCGCCGCCTGGAGATGGCAAGCCGAGCATTTCTGCACGAGCGCCAGGCTGAGCCAGTGCTTGGGAGCGGGAGAGGACCCGTGGCATGTGCTTGTGGAGCCTGTGCCTGGAGCAAGAGGACAAGGCAGCTTCACCTAGCGCCTCACTCCGCAGGAATCTGTGGAACCCCCTCTTAGGCCTGGACCCTGCTTTGGGCACCAGGGATGCAACTGGGTCCAGGTCAGGCATGGGCCACCTCCGTGAGGGCCTCCAGGCCTGGCTGGGGAAAGGGACACAGCACCAGACAGAGCCAGTGGCCAACTCCTGTGAGAGGCCCTGTCCGGGGGTGGTGGAGGGCCCCGGGGTTTTAAGGAGTAGAGTCACTTGGACAGAAAGATCAGTACCATGCTTTAGAGAGGCCAGTCTGGCTGCAGCTTGGGAAGTGAATTGGAGCGGGTGAGACTGGGGCTACTGGTAGGGGGTGTGGGGGCAGCGGACATGTGAGGTTCACATTCCTGTGGAGGCGGCAGATACTTTGCCCCATGGCCCCGCCCCCCGTGCCTGCTGCTTTGGCCTGAACACTGTCCCTGGGGGCAACCTGGCCTCAGCTTTTCCTAAGATTCCAATCCACTCTCAGAGGAGACAGTCGCTGCCCTGTGGGAAGGTTTAGAAAGTCCGGGAGGCAAGATGGGGAGTAGGGGCCAGGCTGAGACCCTCCCTCTTCCCAGGGGTATTTTAAAGGAGCGAGGCTAGTTCAGGGGGTTAGACACTGGCGCAGGGGTGTCAGCAACCCTGTAGGACTTCCTGAGCTCAAGACGCTGAggaatggggtggggaggtgcaGCAGCCAGGGGGCTTCTGCTAGCACATGGGGGTCTTGCCCCTGCAGTGGGGCCTCCAGTAGTAACGCAGGCGCTTCTGGTAGGTGTCCAGGTTACGCTGCAGGCAGACGGCCACCTCCTTGTCACAggcacacagctgctgctcacaCCAGCTCCCCTTGTCAGCTGCGGGGTGGAGAAGGGGGGAACTTAGTGTCTGTCCCTTCCTGACCCAGAGCCGGGGGTGGGTCCAGGGTCCCTGGAGGGAGCCCCTGAAGGCAGCACAGTCCTCGCTCCGCTGTAGGGTACCCTTCCTAGCTGCTTTGACTccagctgcatgaccttgggcttGAACCATCACCTCCCTGTGAACCACtgctcctttatttatttattcacccaTTCAATAAACAGTTGAGCATCTATCCTGTGGTGGTCCTCGGGGGAAGGGACTGTGAGGTTCACATTCCTGCGGAGGTGGCGGCAGATATTTGAGAACCACATTTGAGAACCACGGAAGCCAATACACAAACTGTGATAGGAGGCAGTCAGGAACGAGGCAGGGACTGCACGGCGGCACAACAGTGGGACCTGACTCAGTATCAAGAACCGTGGGAGCTGCCATCGGGGTGCCTGCCCCCACCAGGAGAGCCAGCGTGGAGGAGGGGCAGTGCTCCCGGCAGAGGCAACAGCCTGCACAAGGATTCTGAGGCGGGGGGGCCATGGTGCTTCagtttcattatctgtaaaatgatgatAACAGTGACACCCCAGGGCTGTTGGAAGAATGAAAGTCAGGAGGCAAAGTCCTCAGCACAGAGAAGGATCTCAGTGAAGGTTGGCTATtattgttgctgttattattactattaagcCTTTCATTAAAAGGTCCTGCTGTGATGAGCCCATTCAGTCCCAGCCCTGGGGCCTGCCACCTTCCTCTATGCAGGGACCCAGGGGCCAGGGGACGTGGGTTCCCACCCAGGCCCTATCATCTGCAGCTGTATGATCCATGGGAAACAGTTCTTCACTCTATTCTCGCTTTCCTTGTCAGTTAAGTGGAAATCATCAGGGTGGTGCCATATTTTGGCTGGGTTGCTATGAAGATCAATAATGATGAAAGTAGTAACAATAGTATCGGTAGCCAGTGTGATTTACCCAGCATGCTCTCTGCAGTGGGCATCTACAAGGCTCATTCTGTGTGTTACCATTTTTGTTCTCAAATTAACTTTATGCCGTTATCATCCCGAGTTTACAGATGCAGATACCAAGGTTCAGAGAGAATGAGTACCATGTTCAAGGTTACAAAGCTGTTGGTGGTGGGTCTGGGATCCAAGCTGCTGCTTATTAGCCTTCCAGACCTTGAAGGCATCAAAGTCCCCACTGGACCTTTCCATATTCCCAACCACATGCTTGCTCCTCCTCCACAGCCTGGCTACTGCTACTGGACAACTGAGTGAAACAGGGAGGCTGAGTAGCATGTGCATGATCACACAGCATATGAAGGCAGTGAGTGCCAGAACTCCCTTCTTCAGCCCCTGACTCCAAGCCTGACACCCGGACACTTACAGCACTGGATGTGCCCCTGGGAAAAGGTGTAGTTGTAATTATCTGTGAGGACTCGGCATTGATGGTGCTTCAGGTGATCATAGCAGCAGTCGTGGGCATGGCAGCACCTGGAGGAAGAGGACAGGAGATGGGGCATGCAGGGGACATGGCTGCATGGGTCCCTGGCAGACTCCGGTGAGGTTGCCCTGTCCCAGAGGGGCAAGTGCATGTCACCTTGCAAGAGTCAAGGCCTGCAGGGTCCTGGTCTTCTCTACGGTCATGCCAGCTAACACCAAGTGCTTCCTATTACCAGGCATCTGAATTATCAGCAAATTCTCTCTAAATCCTCACTACCCCCTATGATGGAGGTATTAGGATGATCCCATgtcccagatgaggaaactgagactcagggagGTTAagccacttgcccaaggtcacacagcctggaTCAGGGAAGCAACCCAGGCCTTGGATggctctcctcctcctctggctgATTCCCAGGGTtgctgtgaagatcaaatgaggtaATGACAAAAAGAGGTGGCACTTTTTAAATACACTGTGTAATGGCagtggggagtgtgtgtgtgtagtctaaGTAAGTTAGGATTTGGGAGTGCAAGGCATTGGCCTCTGGACTCTGGAGAACCTTCTAGAAGGCAAGCTCCAGGAGGGCTGGGACTGCATGGAGCTTGGTAGAGCTCCTAGCAAATAGCACAGAATGAATTTACAGGACAAATAAAGggatggagaggaaaggggagagtccggggtgggggcagggcagggttgCCTCCGTGGGCCTGCCTGGGAAGGGTTACCAGTCCGTGGCATCTTTGGGTTGGCCTTTGCCACCAAGTCCACAGTGGCAGCCATAGGGCCAATAGGAGAAGATGGGTGTCTTCCGGGTCACTTGTTCGACCATCTTGTTCAGGTTCAGGATCCCACCCTGGGTTGGAATCACACCTGCCAAGAAGCCCAGCAACAAGGAGAGGACACGAATCTCAGGGGAGGCCAGTGGGCCACAGGCCTGGCACCTGTGGACCAAACTAGTCACCTTGGATAATAAAATGACAATCACCACCATGGCTGTAAAACATGCAATGATAGTGAGTGTACATGGGTCTTCTGTGTAGTGATTTATTAACTCCATCCAACCCCATGAGATAAGTACtatttctttcataaataaactttttagtttggtatttTCTAGATGTACAGGAAAGTTGCAAAGATGGTACATACACCCCTCACCTTGTTTCATCTCATTATTATCAGCTTATCTAACTgtggtatatttttgaaaaccaaGACATGACATTGGTTAAACAAGTACTGTTTAATCCCCATTTTCGAGATGAGCAGACTGAGGCTCAGTGACTTGCTCCAGGTCTTAGCGGCCAGTGACTGGAGGAGCCAGGATAGAAACCCAAGGCAGTTCAGTTCCATTCTCTGTCCCCAGGGAAGACTCATCCTTGCTGCTGAGCTCTGCCCCCCACATCCCGTGGAGAAACCTGCATGTTAAAGAGCACAGTGTGACTCTCCTGGGAGGCAGTGTGATTTGGAAATCAATGATTTTCAAGGATATTTTTCATGTCAGTCATGTTCTGCTGGTTAGACTTGATCATAATGGAAATTTATTGTATTGGGAGAGAGGAATCCTTTACATTGAATtaggagaaataaaatatattaagtcaATGGATTTAGGGGAGAGTTCGGGAGAAACAAACAGTTAAGAAGGGGCCTGAAGTGTACATGTGTGTAATCTCCAGAGATGACTCAGGAACACAGACGGAGCCCAGAGTCTCAGGGACGCCCCGCTGGGGGACCTTACTTATGGGGTTCCCCCACCTGCTCAGATAAATGGTATTATAATGAAAGGTCCTCATGCAAATGAAGTAAATAATAAACAGGGGTCCTTCTATGTGACAGCTGAGTCCATTAGATCCTCATGCACAATGTCCACTTAATCCTAAATTGTGGGAGGTGGGGTTGGGAAGAGGGGGTTGGGAATGACCTGTGCAGTGGACCAAGGGTGAAATCTCAAATAGGTTGTCTTTGGCTGCAGCTGAAGACTTGTGGTGTCTGGTACTTGCAGGCCTGTTGCATCCCCAGAGGCTCCCCTCAATGTGCAGAAATCCACACTGTCACTCCTGTTTTGACATGGTGGCTCTAGCTGTGCGGCTGTTTCAGGGAAATCTTGCTAGGCTTGGATGGTACTAACAAATGATCCCAGGCCCTCTGGAACCCCTGGTTCAGCAATAAGAACCTGAAGGCAGCCCTTTGCAAAAAGAGTCAGCATCTACCTGGTGAGCCAGCCAGGGACCTTGCCTTTTCGGTGTCCCTCTGGGCCTCTTTTTGCATTAAGTCTTTCCATTTCAGCTAGAAATAGACATACAAACTCACGCCTGAATGACGCAGCTGTTCCCTGCCAGGCAAGCAATAAATTCAACTTTGATTCAGAATGCCTTTGGGTGGTGGTCCTATTTCTTATAATTTTACAGTGAGGCAAAGCCAGCCCTGAGAGACTAAGGGACTCGCTGTGTGGTTATAAGGGCTGGGGTGGACTAGCCCAACTTGTCAGTATTCCCATCTTGGTCACTCTTTCCATCCTTAGCTGCCATGGTGGGGACAGAGCCCCTCTCCCAAGGGTCAGCCACAGTGGCGGAAGGCAACATCGCTACCCCCTCATGCATGTGCTGTGTATTAAGCTATTGCTTGCTTACTATTACTGACACTTGCTAAACACTTTGTATATGTTGGAGCCTTTCTAGTAACTTTACAAAGAGGAGGCTACTgtgcccatttcacaggtgaggataTAGAGAGGTAGggtgacttggccaaggtcactgCAGGAGATGGTGGGCCAGTGTGTGAATGCAGGCTCATCTGGGTATTTTATCTCTACACTGTGCTGCCTTTTTATGTCTGAGAGATGAACTTCAGTAGCTTAAGTGTAATTTCCTACCAGTTTTCACTGTAACTCTGGAGATGTGTTCCTCTCTAGAATTTGGGAGTCCCAAAGTAACATAAAAGCACGTTTAAAACACTTCCTAACATCAAATACTCTGAGGTGGATTAAGAAACCCAAATGCCAATTTACTAGCAACCACGTTTCTACATTCGATCTGCTAAAGACTGAATAGAAACTACCCCACCTGCCACCCACAGTCAACAGAACCTTCTTCCCAAGTTCAAGGgagataatgaaaatgaaaaggttcTGGAAAGAGAGAGCGCTGTGCATATATAAAAGATTCTTACTTGgtcaaagggacagggacgcaggGGAGCAAGATGAGGTGGGGCGATCCATTTCTGTGACCTGTGTCGTAGATACCACAGGTGTCAGCTCAGCAGGCCCCCCGTTTCTAAATCTCTTTTCTCAGCTTTACAGAAGTCTAGAGGCAGGCCACACAGCTCGGCAGACGAGAGGTCTCTGGCCAAAGCCACCATTCTAGGGACCTGGCAGCCACTGATGGCTGCTTGTGGGGTCGGAGAGGGGAAGGGTTCAGGACTGGGGGTGCAAGAGCAGTGGGGATTAGAACAGCAACTCCGTCTAGGAAAGAGATAAAGGGCCTACGCATCCCTTTTTCCCTTCCCAGCTGTGAATCCCGTGCCCGCTCACCGGCAAACAGCATCAGCATGCACAGCAGGGGGTGTTCCATGATCCCAGGAGAGAGCAGAGGAAGCAGCAGCTGGGGGGCCCCCCCATGCAGGCAGCCATTATATCAGGTGTACCCCCACCCAACTGGGTCCACCCCGCCCCTCTCAGCTCCACCTCCCTTGGAGGCCACCCATGCCCTGTTTCCTCTTTTCTCATAATggggaattttatttttcttatttctagtacctggtttttttggtctcatttcattttattttactttatgatTGCAAAAGCAACACACACTCAGTGTAGAAGATTTGGAAGATATagtaagaagaaatttaaaatcacCTGTGAATCTATTAAGAACCcttaactttttgttttaattaaggtatcattgacatacaatcttatgaaggtttcacatgagtaacattgtggtttcagtatttacctgtattatcaagtcccctcaacaccccactgcaatcacagtccatcagcatagtaagatgctatagagtcattacttgtcttctccgtgctattctgccttccctgtgacctacctatattgtgagtgctaatcgtaataccccttaatccccttctcccttcctccccacccaacctcccaaactgctagttccttcttggagtctgtgagcctgctgctattttgttccttcagttttgctttgttgttatatgccacaaatgagtggaatcatttggtacttgtctttccccacctgacttatttcactgagcataataccctctagctccatccatgttgttgcaaatggtaggatttgttttcctcttatggctgaataatattccattgtgtatatgtcccacaccttctttatccattcatctactgatgaacacttaggttgcttctatatcttggctattgtaaatagtaagcacccttaacttttaaaaattgaaatacatttgacatataacattgcatAAATTTAACATGTACAACATATTGATTTGATTAGGTATTGCAATATGACTGCCACTGTAGCAATATAATAAGTAACACCTTTATCAGGTCACaataattataatttctttttagtgGTTGGAATTGTTGAGATCCAGTCTCAGCAAGTGTTTTGAATACAGTACaatattattgtctatattcaTTATATCCTGTGCATTAGCTATCTAATGATTGTTTACTACTTTTTGCAAGTTTGtatgctggagtccagctccagtgggggtgTGTGAAGCccgaaaggatgagacggagtcgacgtatggagagacaggacacggagtcagatggaggtggtctctcaacaaagtgtcgatgacagctttatttataccattttgcacaaggatatgattattttttattattctgatgattaattagtataggcagttggttaataagtataggcaagctttttttctttcttttactttctaatctattcatggttggtcaagcgttagacaggtgattgtttttctgttccttgaccaaaacttttcctagcaacatgtactctattgtgttttatgtttctatgcaatgcagtttctaagaagtgcatgtgactgtaggagcatgcagtatgtagcagcaactatggagtctatcagctcagggtgaaatacaggtcacctagtgccacagttagctaggattctttcccacaaaaatatttttagaggcTTTaacaaatttataatcaatctaaaatcataaactcatatcttcaccttatacccctttatagggcacagtaggcagcaaactaaatttctccttcttatctacatttctctttcttctgtgtagaTACCAAattctccctgacatatgctacacaggtctctatAACtctactactgcagggactaaacaagttcttacatggtgaacaatgcaagggcattcatatcatagaaactgtttctgttttaactacaaaccttaaactataaacaatcacgtcaaatataatgtatgattattcatttgatttttatactttatatgtgaatctaataaaatgttaatgtagtaggtaaatgcaagatatagatagaaagcatgatttagaactgtaagaaggcaggtgtagatgatcaggtttgtgcctacagaccaggtcttaatccaagctgaacaagggcaacaaaacatccacaggtgtagaagatttctctcaaaacagggggggtgaggttctaagcctcacctctgttgatccccaatttctcacctgatggcccccctgcgactgtgcctgtcttaggttgttcctcccttgaggaatcttacccgtctctgactaaccagccatcttacagggccatacagggaaatgtaaagctggtaagtgagagagaagtaatattctttgaaaaggttagttttttacttctttgcagatttatgctctgtggcttctatgcccagcacttgtttttgaggtatctttacttcctggaatatggtacttggtaatttcacataggAGGCACAAATTccagtaaagggctgtaattaggaaagaagcaaaacaaactatagaagtagtagagggaagaaaacatgagatgattaattaagtgtcagtggggttattctattcaatattttctcatgactctatttctagaaaacttaccatcactagtttcactagcattgtaaacaaggggggcattctcagtggaaatggggtggtcaatgtttgactaactaacagcaggtttcagtactttatgctaagatcgccatctggcccctgcgtgttccattcttcaggagcactgtcctgaaaagctttcgggaagtttatgttctcatcttttccgtgctgcttagcaaaggttagctgagtctttggcaacaatgcaagtaaaaacaaagccaatagtataatagaaaatccaggtgggtaatagggggagccagctgcgaaggcccctgctttgtgggggatcttcctccagcctgagcttcgctacacagcttgagtagcatggctcccggcattTGTACCTTTAAACAACATCTGTCCTGTTCCCCCTCTGCAcatcccctggtaaccaccattttactctctgtttctatgagtttggcttttttagattccacatataaatgatgtcatgtggtatttctctttctctgtctgacttttctcagttgGCACAATGTCCTCCAtgcccatctatgttgttgcaaataccGGATGTTCTTCTTCCCATGACTGAGGAAtatctcattgtgtgtgtgtgtgtgtgtgtgtgtgtgtgtgtgtgtgtataaaaccaCCTCTTATTTACCCATTCACCCATTGACagaaatttaggttgtttctttCACATTTGGTATATATCCTTCTGGTTCTATTGCTCTGTGTATCTTTCCACACTTTTCCCTGACCAGATCAGGCAAATGTTACAGGCAGTATTTGGTGGTCTGTCTTTTCTCTTAACCAGTATAACTTGAACATATTTCTATGTCATTAAATTTTCTTCTGCAGTAACAGTTTGAAAGGCAACCTCGTATTTCACTATAAGTCTGTGCTGTTCATTCAATAAATCCCCTTTTGATGGACACATGGGTTGCTCCTAATTTTTTACTATTCTAGATCGTTCGGAGGTTCAATGAAAGAAATCCTTGAAGCTAAATCTCAGTTTATGTCCAGAATTGTTTCTGTAGGGCCTATATCCCCAAAGCAGACTTGTTGAGTCAAAGCACGTGCACAGTTTGACGGCAGTGGATATGTGTTGACAATTCACCCTGCTTCAAGGTCTGCCACCACTTACATGTGAGAATCCTAATGAGGCAAATGGTGCAGACTCACCTTGTGCTGATGGCAGGACACACAAAGCATCCCAAAGAGACAGTCTTCCACAAAGGCTCCATGGGAACCTTTCAAGGTTTACTGAAGATCCATTGAGAACAGAAACCGGTTTTCTTCTACGCCTGGTAGATGGCTATTCAGGGACACAGTACCCAGGCTGACCTTTTGCTGCCAGCTAATCAGTTCATCCAAAAAGTGTGCCCGCATGGGTCACTACTGAGagttgcactctctctctctctgaactcTCTTCCCTCTCTAAGTCTAATTTTTCCTGTGTTCCTTGACTCAGTTACCAACCGACCACCTCATATGTGGGAGAACAATCTGCA
The sequence above is a segment of the Manis pentadactyla isolate mManPen7 chromosome 4, mManPen7.hap1, whole genome shotgun sequence genome. Coding sequences within it:
- the PLA2G2D gene encoding group IID secretory phospholipase A2, which gives rise to MEHPLLCMLMLFAGVIPTQGGILNLNKMVEQVTRKTPIFSYWPYGCHCGLGGKGQPKDATDWCCHAHDCCYDHLKHHQCRVLTDNYNYTFSQGHIQCSDKGSWCEQQLCACDKEVAVCLQRNLDTYQKRLRYYWRPHCRGKTPMC